The Deltaproteobacteria bacterium HGW-Deltaproteobacteria-18 nucleotide sequence AGGTGGTGCGTGGGGTGAGTGAAGAACTGCAAGGGGTGCAGGGGGTGAGCCCCCTGCCCGCCGGAGGCATGCCTTTACCGTGGCGTCGTGGCCTTCTTGGTCTTGGCTGTGGGTATGGCTGTGGTCGGGTCTTCGGGCCAGGGGTGTTTGGGGTAGCGTCCGCGCATTTCGGCGCGCACGAGGGGGTAGGCGTTTTTCCAGAACGAGGGCAGGTCGCGGGTGACCTGCAGGGGGCGTCCGGCCGGGGAGAGCAGGTGCAGGACCAGGGCGTGGCGTCCGTCTGCCAGGGTGGGGGTGGTGGCGCAGCCGAACATTTCCTGCAATTTGACCGGAAGTACGGGGCCGGACTCGGGGCTGTAGTCGATCTTTCGTTTTGCTCCGGTGGGTACGGTCATGAATTCCGGTGCCAGGCGGTCCAGTTCCCGCGATTTGTTCCAGCCTATCATGGCCTTGATCGCCTGCAGCAGGTCGATTTTACCCAGATCCGCGCTTGAGCGTGCTCCGTTCGCAAATGGACCGAGCCAGTCATCGAGGCCATGGAGCAAGGCTTCGTCCGACACGTCTGGCCAGCTCTCCGGGTCCAGGCCGCGCAGGAACCGGATCCGGTCCCGGAGGTTTTTGCAGTCCTCGCTCCAGTTCAGGCTCGAGAGGTCTTTTTGTCCCTGCAGAAGAACCCTGGTCACGGTTTCGGAATCGGGAAGCAGCTTTTTTTCCCGCACGCAGAGCGTATCAAGCATGATTTTACGCAGGCTGACGACCCGGTCCTTGAGTGGGTCGAAGCGTACGTCGTCTTCTTCCCGGAACTGCTTTCCGAAGTGCGCCTGAAGCTGGGTCCACGAAAGCGGGGCTGACTGCCAGATTTTTGCTCCAGCCGCGTCTCCGTCCAGATCGGCGATGGCCAGAAATTCGTTTCCGGCCAGGGCGCTCGGTCCGGGCCATACGGCTTTGCGGCCGCTGGTCAGGCGGTAGGAACCATCGTCCTGGCGGCGGGCGATGCGGTCCGGGTAGGCCAGGGCGGTAAGGATTCCGGCGGCTTCGGGATCGGGCTGCTCCAGGACGACGGAGGCGAGCCGTGCGATCTGTTCCATGCTGGCACGCAGGGTGTCTTTGCGTGAAAGGGAATGGGGATGAATACGGAGCGTGTCGCGCAGGTCCGAGGAGCCGCGCATGCTTCGGCCCGGTTCACCCAGGATTGCGGCCAGATAGGCGGCGGTGGGGGCGAGGCCGTGTTTTCTGGCCGTGAGCACCATGTGTCCCAGGCGCGGATGCAGGGGCAGAAGCGCCAGTTCTCGGCCGTGGGGGGTGATGCGTCCTTTGTCGTCTACGGCATTGAGGCTTCGCAGCAGATGCAGCGCGCTTTTGTAATGTCCGTGCGGGGGCGGCGTGAGCCAGGCGAGGGAGCCTGGATCGGGCGTGCCCCACAGGGCCAGGTCAAGCGCCAGCGGAGCCAGATCGGCTTCGAGCATCTCCGGAGCGGGGAAGGGCTTGCGGCTGATCTCGTCGGACGGGTCCCAGATCCGGAAGCAGACGCCGGGCCCGGTGCGTCCGGCCCGGCCCCGGCGCTGCGTCACGGTGGCCAGGGAGGCCGGTTCCGTGACCAGCATCGTCATGGAACTTTTGGGGTCGAAGCGCGGCAGCCGTGAGAGTCCGCTGTCGATGACGATGCGCACGCCTTCGATGGTCAGGGATGTCTCGGCAATGGCTGTGGCCAGAACGATCTTGCGCGTGCCGGGAGCGGGCGGGGCGATGGCCTTGTCCTGCTCGGTGGCGGTCAGGGCCCCGAGCAGGGGGTGAATTTCGACTCCGGCTCCGGGGTTTTCGAGCAGCTCCGCCGTGCGCCTGATTTCGCGGGCTCCGGGCAGGAAAGCCAGAATGCTGCCCGGTTCCGTGGCCAGGGCATGTTGGATGGCGCGGGACATGCGCTCTTCAAGGAAGCGTCCGGACGGGCGCAGATAGCGGGTCTGAACTTCATGCGGCTGTCCAGGGCAGTCAAGGATCCTGCACGGCGCGAGAAGCTCGGCTACGGCTGTCACGTCCAGGGTGGCGGACATGACCACCAGGCGCAGGTCCGGCCGCAGGGCGGAGCGGACCTCCAGGCACAGGGCCAGGCCCAAGTCGGCCTGCAGACTGCGCTCGTGATATTCGTCGAAAATGACGCAACCGTATCCCGAGAGCTCTGGATCGTGCTGCAGCATGCGGGTCAGGATGCCCTCTGTCACCACTTCGATCCGCGTGGCGCCTGAAACCCGGATATCGAGGCGGGTGCGATAGCCCACGCGCTCGCCGGCCTTCTCTCCCAGCAGGCCGGCCATGTGACGGGCCGCAGCCCTGGCGGCCAGGCGTCTGGGTTCGAGCATGAGAATCTTGTTTCGGCCCAGCCAGGGAGCGCCGAGCAGTGCCAGAGGGAAGCGCGTTGTTTTGCCGCTGCCCGGAGAGGCATGAACCAGGCAGGCGGTTTTTGAGGTCAGGGTGCGTGCAAGTTCGGGCAGGATCGCGTCGATGGGGAGAGGGGGCATTGCCGCCGGATCATATCGGGAAGCGGACATGGCTCAGAACAGGGCGCGGCATGCGAGCAACGCCATCATTGCGTAAAGTCCAGCCAGCCCGTCGTCGATCATGATTCCCCAGCCGCCGGGCAGCCAGCGTTCCGAGGCCCGTACCGGCCAGGGTTTGATGATGTCGAAAAGCCGGAAGAACACAAAGGCCGGAATGATCCAAAGTGTGTCCGACGCGGCCAGCGGCAGCAGCGTGATCCACTGTCCCCAAAGCTCATCCAGTACCACGCAGGAAGGGTCCTTGCAGCACAGGCTCTTTTCGGCCCGGCCAGCGCACCAGCTACCCAGCGGGAAGAGTAGCAGCAGGATGGCAATGCGGCCCCAGATCGGCAGCGGCAGAAAGAGAAAAGGCGCGAGGAACGCCGCGACCAGGGAGCCCCATGTACCGGGGGCCTTGGGCATGCGTCCGGCCGCACCGAGGGTGGCCAGGTTCAGCGGCAGCGTTTCGAGCCAGTTCCCTTTGTCCTTTGTTTTTTCAGGCATCAGCTACTCCGATGGCGCCGATTTCGAGCAGGCAATTGAGAACCGAGCGTAGCGGCAGGCCGACCACGTTAGTGTAGGAGCCCTGCACCTCGTCGACCAGAAAAGCGCCGATACCCTGGATCCCATAGGCCCCGGCCTTGTCCATGGGTTCGCCCGTGCCGATGTAGGCCTGGAGCATGGCCCGGGAATTATCGGCCATGTGGACCCGTGTGGTCACCGTTTGGCAAAGTGAGATCCCGTCGCCGTGATGAAGCACGCAAAAGCCGGTCATGACCTGGTGCCAGCGCCCTGAGAGCGAAGAGAGCATGGCCAGCGCGTCATCGGGATTTCGCGGCTTGCCCAGGATGTTCGTGCCCTCGACCACGATGGTATCGGCGCTCACGACCACCTTGTCCGGATGTCTGGCCGCGATGTCCTGGCCCTTGATGCGGGCCATGCGGGCCGCGTAGTCCGCCGGGGCCTCTCCCGGTTCGGGGGCCGGTTCTTTCAGGGCGCTGGGCACGACCTCGAATCCGAGGCCCTGCCCGGCCAGGAGCGCTTGCCGCCGGGGCGAGGCCGAGGCCAGGAGCAGGGGCCTGCGGACACGAAAGGGTCCCTGGCTCAGTGGGCCTTTGCTCATTTGTCCTCCGGCGGGGCGATGAGCGCGTCGCGCAGGGCTTCGTCCAGGGTGGGGTGGGCGAAGATGTGTTCGTGCGCCGTGTGAGCGGTCCAGCGATCGCGGACCATGATCTCCGCCAGCGTGACAAGATGGGATGCGCCATGGCCGACGGCGGTCACGCCATGCACGACCCCATCCACCCAGGCGATCTTGACCAGACCCTGGGCCTGGCCGTGGGCCTGGGAGATCGGGTTGGCGCCGAGATTGGCGCGGGAAACTTTCACGGCCTTGCCCTTGGCCGCCAGTTCGGCGGCGGTGTGGCCGGCGCGCATGACTTCAATGGATCCATAGATGCAGCCCGGGATGGGGCCGGGATTGTATGGCGCGTTGGTTTCGCCCAGGGCGTGCAGCACGGCGTGGCGTCCCTGATGCTCGGCGGCGTGGGCCAGCAGGGTGCGGCCATTGACGTCGCCGATGGCGTAGATGTTTGGCGCTGCCCGCAGGAAGTCGTCGGTGGTGACCCAGCCGCCGCCGGTCAGGGCAATGTTTGCGTTTTCGAGCCCTAGGCCGGGAGTGTTCGGCTTTCGTCCGACGGCAACCAGGGCTTTCTCGACTCGGATTTCCGTGCCGTCCTCCAGCCGGACCATGACCGATTCGCCTTCATTGACGAGCCCGGCCACGCGTTTGCCCGTGACGATGTTCCATTTTTTGCGCTTGAGCATGCCGTGGAGGGTTTGCGCGATTTCTTCGTCTTCGGCAGGGGCGATGCGGGGTGCGGCTTCGATGACATGGATTGAAGTCCCCAGACGGTGCCAGAAGTCGGCCATTTCAAGGCCGATGGCCCCCGCCCCGATGACCGCTAGGCTTGCGGGCGCTTCGTCGAGATCAAGAAGATCGGTGGAATCGAGAATCCGCGCGTGGTCGGGTTCAAGTCCGGGAAACCAGTTCGTGGTGGAGCCTGCGGCGATGATCAGCGTGTCGAAGCCCAGGGTCTGTTCGGTCTCGCCGGTGATGCGCAGCGTGTTTTTATTCAGCAGGGAGGCTTGACCTTGGAACAGGGCGACCCCATTTGTAGTGAGGCAGCAGGACATGGCCTTGTGGGTCGCCGCGACAAAGGCGTTCTTTCGTTTTTTGAGCGCCCCCATGTCCATCTGCACGGAGCCGCTGCACAGGCGCAGGCGCGACTGGGCGCTCAGTCCCTCCAGGTGGGCTGTGGCTCCAAGATAGATCTTGGTGGGGATGCATCCCCAGTTGAGGCATGTCCCGCCGAGGTTTTGCTTCTCGATGAGGGCGACGTTTTTTCCTCTTTGACTGGCGAGCAGAGCTGCGGCATAACCGCCCGGACCTGCTCCTATGACAATGATGTCAAAATGGCTCATGTGGATTCCCGTGTGGCTTAATTGATGGGCATTCAAGCTGAAGCGCGAAATCCTAATCGGAAGCAGGGAGGAACTCAACCCTTGGCGCAACCTGTGCGCTTCGGCCGTAACCAGAGCTGGACAGGTGTCCGGCCTTTTTGTTTGGCAGGGCGGGTTGGCGGGGATTCCAATACCAAAATACTCGGATTTACAAGTCGCTTGCCTCTTCGTCATGGCGGAGAGGATATGGAGATACGATGCAGGAGAATTTGAAAAGTCAGAGCGGGGCAAAGCGAAAGGGAGTCGCTTCGCTTTTTGACGATTACGAAATCAAGGACCTTTTTCGCAGATACATCCAGCTCTTGATAGTTGTCGAAGTGCTGATCTTTCTGGTCTGCTGGGTTTACCAGTTGGGCATTGACGAGGTGGCGGTGACCGGAAAGCCCGTGGATGTGCCTTTTCCCTGGAAGGCTTATTTTCTGGTCTCTTTCTCGGCTCCTGTGGCCTTGACGTTTCTGGTCGGCATAGTGGTAGTGGCCTTCAACTCCTTTCTTTACGGACAGAAAAAAGGGACTGTGTTCAAGGAAACCTCGGCCGGAGGTGCTACGAGCAGGTTGGCCAAGGCTGCCAATTTCTGTTTTCAACTCCCCTTTTTGCTGACTCTTCTGTTGCTGGGCGTATTCATGGGCATCGTCTATAATTTGGGCTCGATCATGGATTATCTGGGCCGTTTCGGCGAGGCTGCGGCCAGAGTCATTCTGATCGGGCTTGGCTGCGTGCTTGTGGCCGGGACCATATTCGGGATCGTGCGCATGATTCTCAACTACAAATTGCGCAAAAAGAACATGGAATACGATTACAAGCGGGAGGTCATGGACCGCCTGGGCATCGCAATCCTGGACGAACGCACTATGATCGACAGCCAGGGGCAGGTGGTCGGGCCGCGCAATATCGAGATCTCCGCCGCCGGACAGGACGTGTTGCCGCCCGCGACGTCGGAATCCACGGTTTCCGAGAAGCCGGATTGCCGCTGAAGAGTCTTTGATTGCCGTCCAAAAGGGAGTAATTCCTTGCATAACAGCCCGGTTTTTCCGGGTTTTTTTGCGTCTTGTATCTTGCAGGCCAGTTTGATGACCTTGGCCGACGGGATTAATTCGCTTGAAAATCCAATTTTTGTAGCATTCGCTTACAGACGTGTCGTGTATGCATGAATGCAAAGTAGTGAATGTTTACCTGCTCTTGGGATAATGTGTATGAAAACAGTCCGAAATAATTTGTCGACTTATTGGGTCTGAAATCAAAATGATATTTACACATTGTCATTTCTAGGCTAGCCGGATTGCAAGAAAATTTAGCAAGTAAAGTGAGTCTTTGGCATGATTTAGCAGGTTTGAGTGTTATAAATGCTCATCTGAATTCATTCCGACATCATGTGTAAGATTGGCTTTTGGCGTAACCTAGTTGGTAAGGAGGGCGTGTATGATTGAGTATTCTGCCTGGGATTGGGGCATAGGCTCCAGAACCGTGGCCGACCTATCCGAATGTGATTGCGACGTTGAATGGCGCGAGGAAAACCAGGTCAGTCCCGATGGCGAAAAGGTGGCGGCCGTGGTCAAGACCGGCGAGATGGAATTCAGCGTCTGTGTCAACGGCACATGTTGGGAGCCGAGGTATGAGCGCATCTGGTATTTGCGCTATTCTCCCGATGGACGCTTGGCCGGATTGGCCTGCGACGGGGATTGGACCTTGTGCGTGGATGGTGAGCCTTGGGAAGATACCTACAGTTTTCTCTTCAACACGCTGTTTTCCAAGGATGGCTCGGTCATCGCCTGTTGCGTAGCCGATTCCATGACCTACGGAATGGTGGTCGAAGGAGTGCCCTGGGAAACGCTCTTTCCGAACGCCAACAATTTTGTGCTCAGTTCCAACGGCAAGCGCAGTGCAGCCGTGGTTCAGACCGTGCCTCTGGGACAAGCCGACGTGTTCAAGTTCAAGGAAGGTGCCTATTCCGTTGCGATTGACGGCACGCCTTGGGACGTGAACTTCGTGAACGTCTGGACGCCTCGCTTCAATGCCGACAATACTTCGGTCGCGGCCCAGATTCGACACACGCTCTTCGATTACACCATTGTCGTTGATGGCAAGCCCTGGGCGGAGAATTTCAATCAGGTCTGGGAACCACTCTTTCACCCGGTCAAGAACTCTGTGGTCGCGCCAGTACGCCTGGCAGGCAAATGGGGAATGGCGCTGGATGGCAAGATCATCTGGCAGCCTACTTTCTTCCAGGTCTGGCAGCAGCAGTTCAGCCCTTCCGGTGACAGGCTCGCCGCCATAGTCTGTCCCAAATACGGACGCTGGACACTGGCCGTGGACGGCACCCCCTGGAACACGACTTTTGGCGACATGGTCATGGACATGACCTTCAGCCCCGACGGTAAACGTCTGGCCGCCCTTGGCAAGCAGGATGGCAAATGGACCGTATTCTCCGACGACAGGGCTTGGAGCAGCCACTACGATATGTGTTATGCTCCTGTTTTTTCTCCGGACAGCAAGCATGTCGCCGCCAGAGTGGAAAAAAATGGCCGTTTCACCATTTCGGTGGATGGCAAGGATTATGGCCAGGGTTTCGATCAATGCTTTGACCCGACGTTCAGCCCCGATGGAAGCAGGATTCTCATTCGCGCCATCGTGGACGGAAAGTACCAAAGAATTGTCGAGTCCGTAGCAAAAATTATCGGATAAGGAGGCTAGACATGCAGGATGTCTA carries:
- the maf gene encoding septum formation protein Maf; translation: MSKGPLSQGPFRVRRPLLLASASPRRQALLAGQGLGFEVVPSALKEPAPEPGEAPADYAARMARIKGQDIAARHPDKVVVSADTIVVEGTNILGKPRNPDDALAMLSSLSGRWHQVMTGFCVLHHGDGISLCQTVTTRVHMADNSRAMLQAYIGTGEPMDKAGAYGIQGIGAFLVDEVQGSYTNVVGLPLRSVLNCLLEIGAIGVADA
- the hrpB gene encoding ATP-dependent helicase HrpB, whose amino-acid sequence is MPPLPIDAILPELARTLTSKTACLVHASPGSGKTTRFPLALLGAPWLGRNKILMLEPRRLAARAAARHMAGLLGEKAGERVGYRTRLDIRVSGATRIEVVTEGILTRMLQHDPELSGYGCVIFDEYHERSLQADLGLALCLEVRSALRPDLRLVVMSATLDVTAVAELLAPCRILDCPGQPHEVQTRYLRPSGRFLEERMSRAIQHALATEPGSILAFLPGAREIRRTAELLENPGAGVEIHPLLGALTATEQDKAIAPPAPGTRKIVLATAIAETSLTIEGVRIVIDSGLSRLPRFDPKSSMTMLVTEPASLATVTQRRGRAGRTGPGVCFRIWDPSDEISRKPFPAPEMLEADLAPLALDLALWGTPDPGSLAWLTPPPHGHYKSALHLLRSLNAVDDKGRITPHGRELALLPLHPRLGHMVLTARKHGLAPTAAYLAAILGEPGRSMRGSSDLRDTLRIHPHSLSRKDTLRASMEQIARLASVVLEQPDPEAAGILTALAYPDRIARRQDDGSYRLTSGRKAVWPGPSALAGNEFLAIADLDGDAAGAKIWQSAPLSWTQLQAHFGKQFREEDDVRFDPLKDRVVSLRKIMLDTLCVREKKLLPDSETVTRVLLQGQKDLSSLNWSEDCKNLRDRIRFLRGLDPESWPDVSDEALLHGLDDWLGPFANGARSSADLGKIDLLQAIKAMIGWNKSRELDRLAPEFMTVPTGAKRKIDYSPESGPVLPVKLQEMFGCATTPTLADGRHALVLHLLSPAGRPLQVTRDLPSFWKNAYPLVRAEMRGRYPKHPWPEDPTTAIPTAKTKKATTPR
- a CDS encoding phosphatidylglycerophosphatase A yields the protein MPEKTKDKGNWLETLPLNLATLGAAGRMPKAPGTWGSLVAAFLAPFLFLPLPIWGRIAILLLLFPLGSWCAGRAEKSLCCKDPSCVVLDELWGQWITLLPLAASDTLWIIPAFVFFRLFDIIKPWPVRASERWLPGGWGIMIDDGLAGLYAMMALLACRALF
- a CDS encoding 2-oxoglutarate dehydrogenase; its protein translation is MSHFDIIVIGAGPGGYAAALLASQRGKNVALIEKQNLGGTCLNWGCIPTKIYLGATAHLEGLSAQSRLRLCSGSVQMDMGALKKRKNAFVAATHKAMSCCLTTNGVALFQGQASLLNKNTLRITGETEQTLGFDTLIIAAGSTTNWFPGLEPDHARILDSTDLLDLDEAPASLAVIGAGAIGLEMADFWHRLGTSIHVIEAAPRIAPAEDEEIAQTLHGMLKRKKWNIVTGKRVAGLVNEGESVMVRLEDGTEIRVEKALVAVGRKPNTPGLGLENANIALTGGGWVTTDDFLRAAPNIYAIGDVNGRTLLAHAAEHQGRHAVLHALGETNAPYNPGPIPGCIYGSIEVMRAGHTAAELAAKGKAVKVSRANLGANPISQAHGQAQGLVKIAWVDGVVHGVTAVGHGASHLVTLAEIMVRDRWTAHTAHEHIFAHPTLDEALRDALIAPPEDK